A genomic stretch from Malus domestica chromosome 15, GDT2T_hap1 includes:
- the LOC103441969 gene encoding CBL-interacting serine/threonine-protein kinase 5: MEERTVLFGKYEVGKLLGKGTFAKVYHGRQIATNESVAIKVISKDQVKKEGMMEQIKREIEVMRLVRHPNIVELKEVMATKTKIFVVMEYVKGGELFGKVAKGKLKEDQARKYFQQLISAVDFCHSRGVSHRDLKPENLLIDENEDLKISDFGLSSLPEQLRNDGLLHTQCGTPAYVAPEVLRKKGYDGSKADLWSCGVVLFVLLAGFLPFQDENLMKMYRKIFKAEFECPPWFSTEAKRLISKLLVSDPEKRITIPAIMRVPWFRKGMKKPEEFLGHPEGVCEKSEETDAQSDVQNESNKSSSPKFFNAFEFISSMSSGFDLSNLFETKRKAGSMFTSKCSAAAIMTKIEVAAKGLSFKVRKLKDFKLRMQGPNEGRKGRLSVTAEVFAVAPEVAVVEFIKSSGDTLEYAKFCEEDVRPALKDIVWTWQGDGDGEGKVDCDQLQQ, from the coding sequence ATGGAGGAAAGGACGGTGCTTTTCGGGAAGTACGAGGTGGGGAAGCTGCTGGGCAAGGGGACCTTCGCGAAGGTCTACCATGGCAGACAAATCGCGACGAACGAAAGCGTGGCGATTAAGGTGATCAGCAAggaccaggtgaagaaggaagggATGATGGAGCAGATCAAGCGGGAAATCGAAGTGATGCGTTTAGTCCGCCACCCGAACATTGTGGAGCTGAAAGAAGTCATGGCGACCAAGACCAAGATCTTCGTCGTCATGGAGTACGTCAAGGGTGGCGAGCTCTTCGGCAAGGTGGCGAAGGGGAAGCTGAAGGAGGATCAGGCACGGAAGTACTTCCAGCAGCTAATCTCCGCCGTCGATTTCTGCCACAGCCGGGGCGTTTCCCACCGCGATTTGAAGCCGGAGAATCTGTTGATCGACGAAAACGAGGATTTGAAGATTTCAGACTTCGGACTCTCCTCCCTGCCGGAGCAGCTCCGGAACGACGGGCTACTGCACACCCAGTGTGGGACCCCTGCTTACGTGGCGCCGGAGGTGCTGAGGAAAAAGGGGTACGACGGATCTAAGGCGGATCTCTGGTCGTGCGGAGTTGTGCTGTTCGTTTTGCTCGCTGGGTTTCTGCCGTTTCAGGACGAGAATCTGATGAAGATGTACAGGAAGATTTTCAAGGCGGAGTTCGAATGTCCGCCGTGGTTTTCGACGGAGGCGAAGCGGTTGATCTCGAAGCTGTTGGTTTCCGACCCGGAGAAGCGAATCACCATTCCGGCGATCATGCGCGTGCCGTGGTTTCGCAAGGGGATGAAGAAACCGGAGGAGTTTTTGGGACACCCGGAAGGTGTTTGCGAAAAGTCCGAAGAGACCGATGCTCAAAGCGATGTACAAAACGAAAGCAATAAGTCGTCCTCGCCGAAGTTCTTCAATGCGTTTGAGTTTATTTCGTCGATGTCGTCCGGGTTCGACTTGTCGAATTTGTTCGAGACGAAGCGGAAGGCGGGGTCGATGTTCACGTCCAAGTGCTCGGCCGCGGCAATCATGACTAAGATTGAGGTGGCGGCGAAGGGGCTGAGCTTTAAAGTGAGGAAACTGAAGGACTTCAAACTAAGGATGCAAGGGCCAAATGAAGGGCGAAAAGGGCGGCTTTCGGTAACCGCGGAGGTGTTCGCGGTGGCACCGGAGGTGGCGGTGGTGGAGTTTATAAAGTCGTCCGGGGATACCTTGGAGTATGCCAAGTTTTGTGAGGAAGATGTTAGGCCAGCATTGAAAGACATTGTATGGACATGGCAAGGTGACGGTGACGGTGAAGGGAAAGTCGACTGCGATCAACTTCAACAGTGA